In Plasmodium relictum strain SGS1 genome assembly, contig: PRELSG_00_v1_9, whole genome shotgun sequence, the sequence GCATGGGAAATAATCAAGCTTTTAAAACTTCTAATAATTGTACATTGATCAATATGGATATGTTTTCCAATGAGAGTTGTGATAAATATAACCAGATCCCTCAAAAAACGAGTAGTTCACAAAGCCGACAACGGTCAGGTTCTCCTCTAATTACACAAAAAACTCCTAGAAGTACAGCAACTCCTATCAAAATAACTCTACCTACTGCTACCATTAATCCTACAACTATATTTACGCCTACACCTACAACTTCAACTATACTTACACCTACAACCACAACTAAATCTGTAACTATACCTAAATCTACAATTGCACCACCACCTACATCTCCATCTACACCTCCATCTACAACTACAACCATATCTCCATCTACACCTCTATCTACAACTACAACCACATCTCCATCTACAACTATAACTACACTTGCATCTGCACTTAAAACTATACCTACATCTACAAATGCAACTACTAGTACAACCACACCTACACCTACCTCTACACCTCAACCTACACCTTCAACTACAGCTACACAAGCTACTACAACTACGTCTACAAATGTATCAACAACTCAAAATACATCACTACTTAGATCTACTATAAAACCTACAACTACATCTGCACCTATCTCTACAAATACACCTGCACTTTTAACTACAAAAGCCATTACACCTACAGCTCCACAAGCAACTACATCTAATCATTCATCAACAACTACACCTGCATCTATAGTTACACCTCCACCTACCTCTATAACTACACAATACAATACATCTACTACTACGCCTACAACACCACCTGCATCTACGTCTACACCTAAAGCAGCACCTACACCTTCAACTACACAAGCAACTACACCCATATCTACAAAAGTGCCTATAACTACACCCTCAAAAGTATCAAAAGTTCAAAATGCATCATCACCCCCATCTACATTAAAACCTAAAACTATATCTACAACTGCACCTAAAACTACGCCTACATCAACAGCTGCATCTACAATCACACCTACATCTATACCTTCAACTACATTAAGTACTacttttcaaaataaaagtCATGGGAATATATCTTCAAGTATTCCTATTAAAAGTTCATCTACATTAACTGAATCTACAATTATTTCTCTTTCAGCTACATTGGGACCATTTTTGGGAATTATTatcctttttatatttgtgtATAGAGTAAGACAAACTGATTGCATAATTGCGTACATATAtctgtatttattttaattattaattttgatttaaattattaaaataaaagagatatattttacaaatttaatatttcctatttatataatagttCACTCCTATTGGCTCTTGGATTGGTAATCGTAGATCAAAGATAAAGAAAACACAGAGAAAAAAGAAGCAAGTACAAGTAGATAATGAATCAATATTTGTAGGATTTTCCGATAAAAAATCAGAGATCAATATGAAAAACTTTCCAACATGTAATGAGAAAAACAGTTCCACGTGTAAAATTGTAttggaaaatgaaaataatgaaagaaATATAGAAACAAAAAGTAATATTGCAGAAAGAAGGAAAAAGTTAAAATGGAAGGCTGTAATTGAAGTGCATATGATGGTATTAGAGGAGTTCCAAAAAGAGGAGTGGGAATTGAATAGAAGAgaatttctaaaaatttGTTTGGAAGAATTTAAAGAAGGCATATATTCGGATGTAATTAATAGACACTTGATTATGGAAGGAGATCAAGAAAAAATTGCtagtatttttttagaaCAAAGACCACTATGGAAAATATGGATGGAAAGGAACAATAAATTGATAGAGAAATGGAAAAAGGAGCAATggtttaaaaatttaaagaaagaaTGGAAAAAAGaggtaaataaatatataacgttgatagaaaaagaagagataatgaaaaacaaaaaaaagggaGCAATTAACTCCATGCTagagaaacaaaaaataatatggaAAAAATGGATACAAAAGCAAAATAAGTTGCATACTTTTGATGACGAAGAATTGTTAAAACAATTGTTAGTAGAATATGAAACAGaagaagaaatgaaaaaaaatgtggAAGCAATATATagagaaaaaataagaatagaTATAGAGGAGAAGGATAAAGCATTTAAGGATTCAaacaaaaatgaattattatcTAGATTAAAGATAGAGATACACATGATGGTATTAGATGAATGCAAAAAAGAGGAATGGATAAGgaacaaaaaagaatttt encodes:
- a CDS encoding surface-associated interspersed protein (SURFIN), translating into MNTEKKINIRKIRSASQYGHQYDTWKGQVISNFDHELHNIYIEGDHTEKRRKCRNFNNKVDDTKEEFMGVKSTTLNVNGDPEEAWNEIEQHIKTKIRQYSNLKCIRIPSIHPKDVRDKRNKIMYFCEDRDKRFYSLKMSKKKDDCLNYNQWINNEKNKFQTDNPWSISDSMGNNQAFKTSNNCTLINMDMFSNESCDKYNQIPQKTSSSQSRQRSGSPLITQKTPRSTATPIKITLPTATINPTTIFTPTPTTSTILTPTTTTKSVTIPKSTIAPPPTSPSTPPSTTTTISPSTPLSTTTTTSPSTTITTLASALKTIPTSTNATTSTTTPTPTSTPQPTPSTTATQATTTTSTNVSTTQNTSLLRSTIKPTTTSAPISTNTPALLTTKAITPTAPQATTSNHSSTTTPASIVTPPPTSITTQYNTSTTTPTTPPASTSTPKAAPTPSTTQATTPISTKVPITTPSKVSKVQNASSPPSTLKPKTISTTAPKTTPTSTAASTITPTSIPSTTLSTTFQNKSHGNISSSIPIKSSSTLTESTIISLSATLGPFLGIIILFIFVYRFTPIGSWIGNRRSKIKKTQRKKKQVQVDNESIFVGFSDKKSEINMKNFPTCNEKNSSTCKIVLENENNERNIETKSNIAERRKKLKWKAVIEVHMMVLEEFQKEEWELNRREFLKICLEEFKEGIYSDVINRHLIMEGDQEKIASIFLEQRPLWKIWMERNNKLIEKWKKEQWFKNLKKEWKKEVNKYITLIEKEEIMKNKKKGAINSMLEKQKIIWKKWIQKQNKLHTFDDEELLKQLLVEYETEEEMKKNVEAIYREKIRIDIEEKDKAFKDSNKNELLSRLKIEIHMMVLDECKKEEWIRNKKEFFKICIGELKLQDNSDEKELLEIEEEIMKSITLKKKKKELEKFKKEKCFIELKQEWMNNEKKYIEEVNKENLLGNNEERVENPMLQKQKIIWKKHWEEMHEKLKNENKNESFIKFMDEYNKKVIKKEADEINVVEKNIKEDEIEKEKKKEEYIQLEKKEETKMKHMERKVEEVRKRSNYMTLKKKPKRKTIIEIHMVIMQDCKQEEWELNRAEFLEICLNEWLKCEDLTEDVMD